Proteins encoded within one genomic window of Bemisia tabaci chromosome 2, PGI_BMITA_v3:
- the LOC109039549 gene encoding uncharacterized protein isoform X1 encodes MAVLANHSLLLFIGILFSTTCCPTFAHHEKTITSPDGEKIQIKYLHEVIPVEKEPESAEQTMKTSEEPNTLKTRGINFEGLNINNGGSDGKTNFLDNVNGLSLSGKMPDRLTLTNNKRIDINDDDLILRGNSNKKLRVNVIGNQVYIDDKLVCEDTQKLDKKATYQKSDDGTLWYTNIKIGQPMSEAEIQKFEQDRAENIVENRFNKQEKSDGPSNWPFGGPSPFSSGGQDWFQDMFKDTKPTSWRAGGSDNEGTPSRGRKPASIIRNSNQVITGNANHGFTDDDPMPSPVNGSRRRPPLSIINRNNVFNGFGNGAIINNGGAVFSSTTHNWIGHHIDANQDGLVLRGSLPGGDLDVSLRNHQVYVNGKLVADDVSKLGEKLSYSKSSDGALWYGNVIVGEEVTDKAEIDAFEKEWAAFQAEVERRNRERQAARERRMKEKQADRELRMKERLERQESRDRLRRQRSARRQRSFRDFYGE; translated from the exons ATGGCGGTTCTTGCGAATCATTCTCTTTTACTTTTCATAGGAATTCTTTTTTCG ACGACTTGTTGTCCAACATTTGCACATCATGAGAAAACTATTACCTCTCCTGATGGAGAAAAAATCCAGATCAAATATTTACACGAGGTTATACCAGTGGAGAAAGAACCAGAATCAGCAGAACAGACTATGAAGACCTCTGAGGAACCCAACACCCTAAAAACCAGAGGCATAAATTTCGAGGGTCTCAACATCAACAATGGCGGCTCCGATGGAAAAACCAACTTCCTCGATAACGTTAATGGTCTCAGTCTCTCCGGAAAAATGCCGGACAGACTGACTCTCACGAATAACAAAAGGATAGACATCAACGACGACGATCTGATTCTCCGCGGCAACTCCAACAAGAAACTCCGCGTCAACGTAATCGGCAACCAGGTCTACATCGACGACAAACTGGTTTGCGAGGACACccaaaaattagacaaaaaggCGACGTACCAGAAATCCGACGACGGGACCCTCTGGTACACCAACATCAAGATCGGCCAGCCCATGTCCGAGGCTGAAATCCAGAAATTTGAACAGGATAGAGCTGAGAACATTGTCGAAAACCGTTTCAATAAGCAAGAAAAAAGCGATGGACCTTCGAATTGGCCTTTCGGTGGTCCGTCACCTTTCTCATCCGGGGGTCAAGACTGGTTTCAAGACATGTTCAAGGACACCAAACCAACATCCTGGAGGGCAGGAGGGTCAGACAACGAGGGAACACCTTCAAGGGGTAGAAAACCAGCCTCGATAATCAGGAACAGTAATCAAGTGATTACCGGCAACGCCAACCACGGCTTCACCGATGACGACCCGATGCCGTCACCGGTCAACGGTTCCAGGCGTAGACCACCCTTATCGATCATCAACCGCAACAACGTTTTCAACGGTTTCGGCAACGGTGCTATCATCAACAACGGGGGAGCAGTATTCTCATCGACCACACACAACTGGATAGGTCATCACATCGATGCGAACCAGGATGGGCTCGTCTTGCGAGGTAGCCTCCCAGGAGGCGACTTGGACGTCTCGCTGAGGAACCACCAAGTCTACGTCAACGGAAAGCTGGTCGCGGATGACGTCAGCAAGTTGGGCGAAAAGCTCTCGTACTCAAAGTCCAGTGACGGAGCTCTGTGGTATGGGAACGTCATAGTTGGAGAGGAGGTGACCGACAAAGCGGAGATCGACGCCTTCGAGAAGGAGTGGGCCGCGTTCCAAGCGGAAGTAGAGAGGAGGAATAGAGAGAGACAGGCGGCTAGAGAGAGACGCATGAAGGAGAAGCAAGCGGATAGGGAGCTTCGCATGAAGGAGAGACTGGAGAGACAGGAGAGTAGAGATAGACTCAGGAGGCAGAGATCAGCTAGAAGGCAAAGAAGTTTCAGAGATTTTTATGGTGAATAG
- the LOC109039549 gene encoding uncharacterized protein isoform X2: MKTSEEPNTLKTRGINFEGLNINNGGSDGKTNFLDNVNGLSLSGKMPDRLTLTNNKRIDINDDDLILRGNSNKKLRVNVIGNQVYIDDKLVCEDTQKLDKKATYQKSDDGTLWYTNIKIGQPMSEAEIQKFEQDRAENIVENRFNKQEKSDGPSNWPFGGPSPFSSGGQDWFQDMFKDTKPTSWRAGGSDNEGTPSRGRKPASIIRNSNQVITGNANHGFTDDDPMPSPVNGSRRRPPLSIINRNNVFNGFGNGAIINNGGAVFSSTTHNWIGHHIDANQDGLVLRGSLPGGDLDVSLRNHQVYVNGKLVADDVSKLGEKLSYSKSSDGALWYGNVIVGEEVTDKAEIDAFEKEWAAFQAEVERRNRERQAARERRMKEKQADRELRMKERLERQESRDRLRRQRSARRQRSFRDFYGE, from the coding sequence ATGAAGACCTCTGAGGAACCCAACACCCTAAAAACCAGAGGCATAAATTTCGAGGGTCTCAACATCAACAATGGCGGCTCCGATGGAAAAACCAACTTCCTCGATAACGTTAATGGTCTCAGTCTCTCCGGAAAAATGCCGGACAGACTGACTCTCACGAATAACAAAAGGATAGACATCAACGACGACGATCTGATTCTCCGCGGCAACTCCAACAAGAAACTCCGCGTCAACGTAATCGGCAACCAGGTCTACATCGACGACAAACTGGTTTGCGAGGACACccaaaaattagacaaaaaggCGACGTACCAGAAATCCGACGACGGGACCCTCTGGTACACCAACATCAAGATCGGCCAGCCCATGTCCGAGGCTGAAATCCAGAAATTTGAACAGGATAGAGCTGAGAACATTGTCGAAAACCGTTTCAATAAGCAAGAAAAAAGCGATGGACCTTCGAATTGGCCTTTCGGTGGTCCGTCACCTTTCTCATCCGGGGGTCAAGACTGGTTTCAAGACATGTTCAAGGACACCAAACCAACATCCTGGAGGGCAGGAGGGTCAGACAACGAGGGAACACCTTCAAGGGGTAGAAAACCAGCCTCGATAATCAGGAACAGTAATCAAGTGATTACCGGCAACGCCAACCACGGCTTCACCGATGACGACCCGATGCCGTCACCGGTCAACGGTTCCAGGCGTAGACCACCCTTATCGATCATCAACCGCAACAACGTTTTCAACGGTTTCGGCAACGGTGCTATCATCAACAACGGGGGAGCAGTATTCTCATCGACCACACACAACTGGATAGGTCATCACATCGATGCGAACCAGGATGGGCTCGTCTTGCGAGGTAGCCTCCCAGGAGGCGACTTGGACGTCTCGCTGAGGAACCACCAAGTCTACGTCAACGGAAAGCTGGTCGCGGATGACGTCAGCAAGTTGGGCGAAAAGCTCTCGTACTCAAAGTCCAGTGACGGAGCTCTGTGGTATGGGAACGTCATAGTTGGAGAGGAGGTGACCGACAAAGCGGAGATCGACGCCTTCGAGAAGGAGTGGGCCGCGTTCCAAGCGGAAGTAGAGAGGAGGAATAGAGAGAGACAGGCGGCTAGAGAGAGACGCATGAAGGAGAAGCAAGCGGATAGGGAGCTTCGCATGAAGGAGAGACTGGAGAGACAGGAGAGTAGAGATAGACTCAGGAGGCAGAGATCAGCTAGAAGGCAAAGAAGTTTCAGAGATTTTTATGGTGAATAG
- the LOC109039536 gene encoding gut-specific cysteine proteinase, whose protein sequence is MDHRALFIWSCALLQILFLAVDAAVAPSGKGAKYLCECYLRQLKKSTDLTWTPGRNFHENTTDGDMRKLYGYSKNLMNARTVGKKDSEPAKIFGKKTEDKLYPENFDSRDHWPACNSTISTIFDTGFCASHWAASVVQAISDRICIHSGGKKKNLKLSPLHPLQCCKTCGSGCKGGYPFQAWKFIEKSGIVTGGDYGSSDGCKPYPIQSPCDYSTYPNSCILKKTPVLTCPNPDKHCSTKETKPHIYNIDLVRTIPNSDQFTQAWTADFIKQEIISNGPVTATMRLFSDFFSYKKGIYSPTKDARKLDDVTLKVIGWGRDRQKKIDYWLGVMPWGNKFGDGGFVKIRQGVSQLQIDRRMHAGVPQLH, encoded by the exons ATGGATCATCGCGCCCTCTTCATATGGAGCTGCGCCCTCCTCCAGATCCTTTTCCTGGCCGTTGACGCCGCCGTGGCGCCCAGTGGCAAAGGCGCAAAGTACCTTTGCGAATGCTACCTCAGACAGTTGAAGAAGAGCACCGATTTAACATGGACG CCCGggagaaattttcacgaaaatacaACGGACGGCGATATGAGGAAGTTGTATGGCTACTCGAAAAATCTGATGAACGCCCGAACTGTGGGTAAAAAGGACTCAGAACCGGCAAAAATATTCGGCAAGAAAACTGAAGATAAACTCTACCCAGAAAATTTCGATTCCAGGGATCACTGGCCGGCCTGCAACTCTACTATTTCTACTATATTTGACACTGGTTTCTGCGCCTCTCATTGG GCTGCCTCAGTGGTGCAAGCTATTTCGGACAGAATTTGCATTCATTCAGgcgggaagaagaagaatctgAAGCTGTCTCCGTTGCACCCTCTCCAGTGCTGCAAAACATGCGGATCCGGATGCAAAGGAGG TTATCCTTTCCAGGCGTGGAAATTCATCGAGAAGTCTGGTATTGTGACCGGTGGGGACTATGGTTCTTCGGACGGCTGCAAGCCATACCCGATTCAATCTCCCTGTGACTACAGCACCTACCCAAACAGCtgcattttgaagaaaacccCTGTTCTTACGTGCCCCAACCCAGACAAACACTGCAGCACCAAAGAAACCAAACCACACATCTACAACA TTGATCTGGTGAGGACGATCCCGAACTCAGACCAATTTACTCAAGCCTGGACTGCAGATTTCATCAAGCAAGAAATCATCTCCAATGGCCCCGTCACGGCCACAATGCGTCTCTTCTCTGATTTCTTCAGCTATAAAAAAG GAATTTACTCACCAACGAAAGATGCGAGGAAGTTGGATGACGTCACATTGAAAGTCATCGGCTGGGGTAGAGACAGGcaaaagaaaatcgattactGGCTGGGAGTCATGCCCTGGGGCAATAAGTTCGGAGATGGTGGATTCGTAAAAATCAGGCAGGGTGTTTCACAGCTACAAATTGATCGTCGTATGCATGCTGGAGTGCCCCAACTGCATTAG